The following are encoded together in the Eleftheria terrae genome:
- a CDS encoding FAD:protein FMN transferase: MQAPSSHRGRTVNRQRRALVAAVPLLASGLASAGVFSPQRARQPLLQESRPLMGTRVDISASGRDPGQLRAAIALAWAEMERLVAMMSRFRPTSVVSAINLAAGLQAIAVPPELMQVLKMARRESERSGGAFDVTVASITDWSFDPRHPRMPSPQALARQLPLVDYRHLVLDERAGTAFLTRRGMRIDLGGVAKLPILDAGIQTLKGQGITAAMINGGGDVVVGGPLEDRPWRVGVRDPRAPQRLLGVLPVSEGFVVSSGDYERYFVDQGERLHHVLDPSTGLPAHGLRGLTLVGRELGSVNGAGAALMVGGAGAARARLNAQRELEALWVQADGGLWVAPGLARRLSAA, encoded by the coding sequence TGGCCAGCGGGCTCGCATCCGCCGGCGTGTTCTCGCCACAGCGGGCCCGGCAGCCGCTGCTGCAGGAATCCCGCCCGCTGATGGGCACGCGGGTCGACATCAGCGCCAGCGGTCGCGACCCTGGGCAGCTTCGCGCTGCCATCGCGCTCGCCTGGGCGGAGATGGAGCGGCTGGTGGCCATGATGAGCCGCTTCCGGCCGACCAGCGTGGTGAGCGCCATCAACCTGGCAGCCGGCCTGCAGGCCATTGCCGTGCCGCCGGAGCTGATGCAGGTGCTGAAGATGGCGCGGCGAGAGTCCGAGCGCAGCGGCGGTGCCTTCGATGTCACGGTGGCTTCGATCACCGACTGGTCCTTCGACCCCCGGCATCCACGGATGCCATCGCCGCAGGCCCTTGCGCGCCAGTTGCCGCTGGTGGACTACCGCCACCTGGTGCTCGACGAGCGCGCCGGCACCGCCTTCCTGACGCGGCGCGGCATGCGCATCGACCTGGGCGGCGTCGCCAAGCTGCCGATCCTCGATGCGGGCATCCAGACCTTGAAGGGCCAGGGCATCACGGCCGCCATGATCAATGGCGGCGGCGATGTCGTCGTGGGTGGCCCGCTGGAGGATCGCCCGTGGCGGGTGGGCGTGCGGGATCCCCGTGCGCCGCAGCGCCTGCTCGGCGTGCTGCCGGTGAGCGAAGGATTCGTCGTGTCGTCCGGCGACTACGAGCGCTACTTCGTCGACCAGGGCGAGCGGCTGCACCATGTGCTGGACCCGTCCACCGGCCTGCCCGCGCACGGGCTGCGCGGCCTGACCCTGGTCGGGCGTGAACTGGGGTCGGTCAATGGCGCCGGGGCGGCCCTGATGGTCGGTGGTGCCGGCGCTGCCCGGGCCCGCCTGAACGCGCAGCGCGAGCTGGAGGCCCTGTGGGTGCAGGCCGACGGCGGGCTGTGGGTCGCCCCCGGGCTGGCACGGCGCCTGTCGGCCGCATAG
- a CDS encoding glycoside hydrolase family protein: MFSFRAAGSPPATGKSAKRGIAYDLADARDLEALSKGVSWWYNWSPRVNAGLPADYRARYGADFLPMLWNGNYQSAEVEAFLKANPHIQYLLVLNEPNLVDQANLTPQQAAAIWPGYEALAARTGVKIVGPAITWGTLPGYSDPVAWLDAFHAAYRQANGGRDPRIDYLAFHWYDYGLGGQLDRLKKYGKSFWVTEFANWHSQPDGAQIDTVVKQKAQMTEMVATCEQRDDVFRYAWFTGRWSNDVHHTSLLAGPGQLTELGRHYLSLPYRPR, from the coding sequence CTGTTCTCCTTCCGCGCGGCCGGCAGCCCGCCGGCCACCGGCAAGAGCGCCAAGCGCGGCATTGCGTACGACCTGGCCGACGCACGCGACCTCGAGGCGCTCTCGAAGGGCGTGAGCTGGTGGTACAACTGGAGCCCGCGGGTCAATGCCGGCCTGCCAGCCGACTACCGCGCCCGCTATGGTGCCGATTTCCTGCCCATGCTGTGGAACGGCAACTACCAGAGTGCGGAGGTGGAGGCCTTCCTGAAGGCCAACCCGCACATCCAGTACCTGCTGGTGCTGAACGAGCCCAACCTGGTGGACCAGGCCAACCTCACGCCGCAGCAGGCCGCGGCAATCTGGCCCGGCTACGAGGCGCTGGCCGCGCGCACCGGGGTCAAGATCGTCGGCCCGGCAATCACCTGGGGCACCCTGCCGGGCTACAGCGACCCGGTGGCCTGGCTCGATGCCTTCCATGCGGCCTACCGCCAGGCCAACGGCGGCCGCGACCCGCGCATCGACTACCTGGCCTTCCATTGGTACGACTATGGGCTGGGCGGCCAGCTCGACCGATTGAAGAAGTACGGCAAGTCGTTCTGGGTCACCGAGTTCGCCAACTGGCATTCGCAGCCGGACGGTGCGCAGATCGATACCGTGGTCAAGCAGAAGGCCCAGATGACCGAGATGGTGGCCACCTGCGAGCAGCGCGACGATGTGTTCCGCTATGCCTGGTTCACCGGCCGCTGGAGCAACGATGTGCACCACACCAGCCTGCTGGCTGGCCCCGGGCAGCTCACCGAGCTGGGGCGGCACTACCTGTCGTTGCCGTACCGGCCGCGCTGA
- a CDS encoding RICIN domain-containing protein, with product MLHAPSASHPNVQRPWRLALAAAALLAGCGGSGEPAARHASAPPGDPSGTTAGAAATLPGGRYVIRNVHSHKCVEVAGAATGDGGNIQQNSCTGALNQAFDVSEVSAGVYRLLAAHSGKAMDVSGASTSDGANVQQWHDNGTAAQRFRLQSDVAGGYALVNLNSNKCVDVAGASTGDAANIQQYGCNGTGAQRFVFEPVGAGVVDLGPNVKVFDPSMSADAIQAELDDVYRQQETNQFGPQRHAFLFKPGTYHNFVRVGYYTQVLGLGRSPNDVTIHGGLHVDAEWFGQNATQNFWRGAENLSVVPGNNNTMVWAVSQAVPFRRMHVQGNLHLFDRDGWSSGGFIADSKIDGTVISGSQQQWLSRNAEFGRWEGGVWNMMFVGAVNAPAPSFPDPPHTVLEQTPLVREKPYLTVDTAGQYSVVVPELRSNSRGVSWAQGASAGQVLPLSQFHVAKPAIDTAATINAALDAGKHLLFTPGIYRLDQTLRIRRSNTVVLGLGLATLVPVGGITAMAVDDVDGVKIAGLLFDAGETVSPALLEVGPVTSAASHAANPTSLHDLFFRVGGTGALGRADASLVINSHHVIGDHFWVWRADHGEHVGWDINTSRNGVIVNGDDVRIYGLFVEHFHEYQTLWRGERGQLYFYQSEIPYDVPSQAAWMNNGANGFASYKVADDVTEHAAWGLGIYCFFQANPSLKLGNAIEAPQRPGVRFHNMTTVSLGGVGEITHIINGRGDTVNAEPGRLRATLPQ from the coding sequence ATGCTTCACGCCCCCTCGGCCTCTCACCCCAACGTCCAGCGCCCCTGGCGCCTGGCCCTTGCAGCGGCCGCGCTGCTTGCCGGTTGCGGCGGCTCCGGCGAGCCCGCCGCCCGCCACGCCTCCGCCCCGCCCGGCGACCCGTCCGGGACCACGGCCGGCGCCGCTGCGACCTTGCCCGGCGGCCGCTACGTCATCCGCAATGTGCACAGCCACAAGTGCGTCGAAGTGGCCGGCGCCGCCACCGGGGACGGCGGCAACATCCAGCAGAACAGCTGCACCGGCGCGCTCAACCAGGCCTTTGACGTCAGTGAAGTGTCCGCCGGCGTCTACCGGTTGCTGGCGGCGCACAGTGGCAAGGCCATGGACGTGAGCGGTGCCTCCACCAGCGACGGCGCCAACGTGCAACAGTGGCACGACAACGGCACCGCCGCGCAGCGCTTCCGGCTGCAGAGCGACGTCGCAGGCGGCTACGCGCTGGTCAACCTCAACAGCAACAAGTGCGTCGATGTGGCCGGCGCGTCCACCGGCGACGCTGCCAACATCCAGCAGTACGGCTGCAACGGCACCGGCGCGCAGCGCTTCGTGTTCGAGCCGGTCGGCGCCGGCGTGGTGGACCTGGGGCCGAACGTCAAGGTCTTCGATCCGTCGATGAGCGCCGATGCCATCCAGGCCGAGCTCGATGACGTCTACCGCCAGCAGGAGACCAACCAGTTCGGCCCGCAGCGGCATGCCTTTCTTTTCAAGCCGGGCACGTATCACAACTTCGTGCGGGTGGGCTACTACACCCAGGTGCTCGGCCTCGGCCGCTCACCGAACGACGTCACGATCCATGGCGGCCTGCATGTGGATGCCGAGTGGTTCGGCCAGAACGCCACCCAGAATTTCTGGCGCGGTGCCGAGAACCTCAGCGTGGTGCCCGGCAACAACAACACCATGGTGTGGGCGGTGTCACAGGCAGTACCCTTCCGCCGCATGCACGTGCAGGGCAACCTGCACCTGTTCGACCGCGATGGCTGGTCCAGCGGCGGCTTCATCGCCGACTCGAAGATCGACGGCACCGTGATCTCCGGCAGCCAGCAGCAGTGGCTCTCCCGCAATGCCGAGTTCGGCCGCTGGGAAGGCGGGGTGTGGAACATGATGTTCGTCGGTGCCGTGAATGCGCCGGCCCCCAGTTTCCCCGACCCGCCGCATACCGTGCTCGAGCAGACGCCGCTGGTGCGCGAGAAGCCCTACCTCACGGTGGACACCGCCGGCCAGTACAGCGTGGTGGTGCCCGAGTTGCGCAGCAACAGCCGCGGCGTTTCGTGGGCGCAGGGCGCGTCGGCAGGGCAGGTCCTGCCGCTGTCGCAGTTCCATGTGGCCAAACCCGCCATCGACACCGCTGCCACGATCAATGCAGCCCTGGATGCCGGCAAGCACCTGCTCTTCACACCCGGCATCTACCGGCTCGACCAGACGCTGCGGATCCGGCGCAGCAACACGGTGGTGCTGGGCCTCGGCCTCGCCACGCTGGTGCCCGTGGGCGGCATCACCGCGATGGCGGTGGATGATGTCGACGGCGTCAAGATCGCCGGCCTGCTGTTCGATGCCGGCGAGACGGTTTCGCCGGCTTTGCTCGAGGTGGGGCCGGTGACCAGCGCGGCCAGCCATGCAGCCAACCCGACCTCGCTGCACGACTTGTTCTTCCGCGTCGGTGGCACCGGCGCGCTGGGCCGTGCCGACGCCAGCCTCGTCATCAACAGCCACCATGTCATCGGCGATCATTTCTGGGTCTGGCGCGCCGACCATGGCGAGCACGTCGGCTGGGACATCAACACCAGCCGCAACGGCGTGATCGTGAATGGCGACGACGTGCGCATCTACGGGCTCTTCGTCGAGCACTTCCACGAGTACCAGACCCTGTGGCGTGGCGAGCGCGGCCAGCTCTACTTCTACCAGAGCGAGATTCCCTACGACGTGCCGAGCCAGGCGGCTTGGATGAACAACGGCGCCAACGGCTTCGCCTCGTACAAGGTGGCCGACGATGTCACCGAGCACGCGGCGTGGGGCCTGGGCATCTACTGCTTCTTCCAGGCCAACCCGTCCCTGAAGCTGGGCAATGCCATCGAGGCGCCGCAGCGGCCAGGCGTGCGCTTTCACAACATGACGACGGTGTCGCTGGGCGGTGTGGGCGAGATCACGCACATCATCAACGGCCGCGGCGACACCGTGAACGCGGAGCCGGGCCGGTTGCGGGCCACCCTGCCGCAATGA
- a CDS encoding CopD family protein encodes MTGITAVALLGVAKAAHLAAAVLFLSGLLLLSAILRVVQRHPHPLNPQNRALLVAARQWDRRVATPALLVLWMLGLAMAVGLAALPATWLQLKLLLVVGLSAWHGRQSAMVSRLLQGNGHAAAPRAPGAAAGWAALATVLIAGLAVLKPFQ; translated from the coding sequence ATGACGGGAATCACGGCCGTTGCGCTGCTGGGGGTCGCCAAGGCGGCCCATCTCGCGGCAGCGGTCCTGTTCCTCTCGGGTCTGCTCTTGCTGAGTGCCATCCTGCGCGTGGTGCAGCGCCATCCCCACCCCTTGAACCCGCAGAACCGCGCCTTGCTGGTGGCGGCCCGCCAATGGGACCGTCGTGTCGCCACGCCTGCCTTGCTGGTGCTGTGGATGCTCGGGCTCGCCATGGCGGTGGGGCTCGCCGCACTGCCTGCGACATGGCTGCAGCTGAAGCTGTTGCTGGTGGTCGGCCTGTCGGCCTGGCACGGCCGGCAGTCGGCGATGGTGAGCCGGCTGCTGCAGGGCAACGGCCATGCAGCAGCCCCCCGGGCCCCCGGTGCGGCCGCCGGGTGGGCGGCCCTGGCGACGGTCCTGATCGCGGGGCTGGCGGTGCTCAAGCCGTTCCAATAG
- a CDS encoding DUF3817 domain-containing protein: MFNIASDDHTMRAPASPPSPDYRRWRRASLVEGGTLLLLVGVAVPLKHAAGDARLVGVLGPVHGLAFVYYLWVLAGVMRPGEWRWTEVLRAVVAAAIPLGNLANVHLFRRKLCAPPRPGEAR, from the coding sequence GTGTTCAACATTGCGAGCGACGACCACACCATGCGCGCCCCCGCCTCTCCTCCTTCGCCCGACTACCGCCGGTGGCGCCGCGCCTCCCTGGTCGAGGGTGGCACCTTGCTGCTCCTGGTGGGCGTGGCGGTGCCACTGAAGCATGCGGCCGGAGACGCCCGCCTGGTGGGCGTGCTGGGGCCCGTGCACGGCCTGGCCTTTGTCTATTACCTGTGGGTGCTGGCGGGCGTGATGCGGCCCGGCGAATGGCGCTGGACCGAGGTGCTGCGTGCGGTGGTGGCGGCCGCCATCCCGCTGGGCAACCTGGCCAATGTCCATCTGTTTCGTCGCAAGCTGTGCGCGCCGCCCCGGCCAGGGGAGGCCCGATGA
- a CDS encoding GlxA family transcriptional regulator, with the protein MHKIAVLAFDDVIAFDLATPCEVFGRAPVPARRGGYQIKVCAASDTVGAGWFSLQLRHTLDDLAEADTVIVPGLSDPSGPLPAGVLRALRQAAHRGARLVSICTGAFVLAAAGLLDGKRATTHWQVAPALARRYPAVEVLQNVLFTEDGMVYTSAGAAAGIDLCLHLVALDHGVGVAAETAKLAVVPLQRAAGQPQYVRRPRAAVEPPLQELLVWLLNHLDRDLSLDNIAAAGRLSVRTLHRRFLEETGLSPTQWLLRARVKEAQRLLEGTRLPVERVATEVGFHSATALRAHFRRHVGVPPSAYRRAGREGQTAAR; encoded by the coding sequence ATGCACAAGATCGCCGTTCTCGCCTTCGACGATGTCATTGCCTTCGACCTGGCCACCCCGTGCGAGGTGTTCGGCCGCGCGCCGGTGCCGGCCCGTCGTGGTGGCTACCAGATCAAGGTGTGTGCGGCGTCGGACACGGTGGGCGCGGGCTGGTTCAGCCTGCAGCTGCGGCACACGCTGGACGACCTGGCCGAGGCCGACACCGTCATCGTCCCCGGCCTGTCCGATCCTTCCGGCCCCCTGCCGGCCGGCGTGCTGCGGGCGCTTCGGCAGGCAGCCCACCGGGGTGCGCGTCTCGTCTCCATCTGCACCGGTGCCTTTGTGCTGGCCGCCGCCGGCCTGCTCGACGGCAAGCGCGCCACCACCCATTGGCAGGTCGCCCCGGCGCTGGCGCGGCGCTACCCCGCGGTCGAGGTGCTGCAGAACGTGCTGTTCACCGAAGACGGCATGGTCTACACCTCCGCCGGTGCAGCGGCAGGCATCGATCTCTGCCTGCACCTGGTGGCGCTGGACCATGGGGTGGGCGTGGCGGCCGAGACTGCCAAGCTCGCGGTGGTGCCACTGCAGCGAGCGGCAGGGCAGCCGCAGTATGTCCGGCGCCCTCGCGCCGCCGTGGAGCCGCCACTGCAGGAGCTGCTGGTCTGGCTCCTGAACCACCTGGACCGCGACCTCAGCCTCGACAACATCGCCGCCGCCGGCCGGTTGAGTGTGCGCACCCTGCACCGGCGCTTCCTGGAGGAGACCGGGCTGTCGCCGACCCAGTGGCTGCTGCGCGCCCGCGTGAAGGAAGCGCAGCGCCTGCTCGAGGGCACGCGGCTGCCGGTGGAGCGGGTGGCCACCGAAGTCGGCTTCCACAGTGCAACCGCCCTGCGGGCGCACTTCAGGCGGCATGTGGGCGTGCCGCCCAGCGCCTACCGGCGAGCCGGGCGTGAGGGTCAGACGGCAGCGCGCTGA
- a CDS encoding Hsp70 family protein — MIIGIDLGTTNSLVAVWQDGQPRLLPNALGDRLTPSCVSLDDDGSVLVGRAARDRLQTHPERTAAVFKRYMGSNKTLRLGRREFRAEELSALVLKSLKADAEAILGEPVTEAVITVPAYFSDTQRKATRAAGQLAGLRVERLLNEPTAAALAYGMHHLDSETRFLVFDLGGGTFDVSVLELFEGVMEVRASAGDNFLGGEDFVTALVELFFTRQELPERLRKEPVFMQQLRAQAEAAKCALSSQPTATMRLWHKDSDYALQIGEAELEQACAPLLARLRAPVERALRDADLRSSELSNIVLAGGATRMPLIRRLVTTMFGRFPAIDLDPDAVVALGAAVQAGLKARDRALSEVVMTDVSPYSLGVEVSRRLSAHDASHGHFDPIIERNSPVPLSRVKRYHPMAPGQTEMHLNVFQGEARLVKDNIHLGELRLVLPPGPHEESGVDVRFTYDVDGLLQVEATIVKTQETSTLLIQGQAGGLSEEDIAQRLQALAELKIHPREKLENRTLLARAERLYEQLRGDAREQLGMRIFAFERLLATQDDRLIAPQRRGFEQLLDHIERDSFLNGAPD; from the coding sequence ATGATCATCGGCATTGACCTGGGCACGACCAACAGCCTCGTGGCCGTGTGGCAGGACGGACAGCCGCGCCTGCTGCCCAACGCGCTGGGGGACCGGCTCACGCCGTCCTGCGTCAGCCTCGACGACGATGGCTCGGTGCTGGTGGGCCGCGCGGCGCGTGACCGCCTGCAGACCCATCCCGAGCGCACCGCCGCGGTATTCAAGCGCTACATGGGGAGCAACAAGACGCTGCGCCTGGGACGGCGCGAGTTCCGCGCCGAAGAGCTGTCGGCCCTCGTCCTCAAGTCGCTGAAGGCCGACGCAGAGGCCATCCTTGGCGAACCGGTGACCGAAGCCGTCATCACCGTGCCGGCCTATTTCTCGGACACACAGCGCAAGGCGACCCGGGCCGCAGGCCAGCTCGCCGGCCTGCGCGTGGAGCGTCTGCTCAACGAACCGACCGCCGCCGCACTGGCCTATGGCATGCACCACCTGGACAGCGAGACCCGCTTCCTGGTGTTCGACCTGGGTGGCGGCACGTTCGACGTTTCCGTGCTCGAGCTGTTCGAGGGCGTGATGGAGGTGCGGGCATCGGCCGGCGACAACTTCCTCGGCGGAGAGGACTTCGTCACCGCGCTGGTGGAGCTGTTCTTCACCCGGCAGGAACTGCCGGAGCGGCTGCGCAAGGAGCCGGTCTTCATGCAGCAGCTGCGGGCCCAGGCCGAGGCCGCGAAGTGCGCCTTGAGCAGCCAGCCAACGGCGACGATGCGGCTGTGGCACAAGGACAGCGACTACGCGCTGCAGATCGGCGAAGCCGAACTGGAGCAGGCGTGCGCGCCCCTGCTGGCCCGGCTTCGGGCGCCGGTCGAGCGGGCCCTGCGCGACGCCGACCTGCGCAGCAGCGAACTCAGCAACATCGTGCTGGCCGGCGGCGCGACGCGCATGCCGTTGATCCGGCGGCTGGTGACGACCATGTTCGGGCGCTTTCCCGCGATCGACCTCGACCCCGATGCGGTGGTGGCGCTCGGCGCCGCGGTGCAGGCCGGCTTGAAGGCGCGCGACCGGGCGCTTTCGGAAGTGGTGATGACCGATGTCTCGCCCTACTCGCTCGGCGTGGAGGTCAGCCGGCGCCTTTCCGCCCACGATGCGTCACACGGCCACTTCGATCCCATCATCGAGCGCAACAGCCCCGTGCCCTTGAGCCGCGTGAAACGCTACCACCCGATGGCACCCGGGCAGACCGAAATGCACTTGAACGTCTTCCAAGGCGAAGCACGTCTCGTCAAGGACAACATCCACCTCGGCGAGCTGCGCCTGGTGCTGCCGCCGGGCCCGCATGAGGAAAGCGGCGTCGACGTGCGCTTTACTTACGATGTGGATGGACTGCTGCAGGTCGAAGCCACGATCGTGAAGACGCAGGAGACGTCCACGCTGCTCATCCAGGGGCAGGCAGGCGGCCTGTCCGAGGAAGACATCGCGCAGCGGCTGCAGGCCCTGGCCGAGCTGAAGATCCACCCCCGCGAGAAGCTGGAGAACCGCACCTTGCTGGCGCGCGCGGAACGGCTCTACGAGCAGTTGCGGGGCGACGCCCGCGAGCAGCTCGGGATGCGGATCTTCGCTTTCGAGCGCCTGCTGGCAACGCAGGACGATCGGCTGATCGCGCCGCAGCGGCGCGGCTTCGAGCAGCTGCTCGATCACATCGAGCGCGACAGCTTCCTCAACGGCGCGCCCGACTGA
- a CDS encoding retroviral-like aspartic protease family protein, giving the protein MSELRQEPVALAADTDHPYVQQLSFMRDDGRPAAGPALRAGAVLAFLAAAAVNVGLVVQRGGGGAEATGAAIGTLIWPMVAVGIYTLVSHRANQRRRFKVFLFSCLALLLLPAATWGGVRLYAHYVASADIEGLSIEQLQARSENCLRHSDLECAVGLWQRYAELHPQDGAAQARLALALARTGRHAEALKHFEQALALGEGAYDLFAFYAESLAALGRMEEAIDWFYKTLAIAPDLVDVRGRLAKLLLARQRPYEALSLLQAYDVRREAAGRPGYFAAQRMSIEASLATSRAAGADERLLRLPMYGGHYYAPLKLGKGAPAGFLVDTGASVTTISPELLEAAHADYREVASRVELRTADGRKVAARSILLSSVRIGPFEVKDMPAVVCENCQLLLGQSTLSRFDIQSVRRQGMEFLLLRPR; this is encoded by the coding sequence ATGTCCGAGTTGCGGCAGGAGCCCGTCGCCCTGGCGGCCGATACCGACCACCCCTATGTTCAGCAACTCAGCTTCATGCGCGATGACGGCCGGCCGGCGGCCGGGCCCGCGCTGCGGGCAGGGGCGGTGCTGGCTTTCCTCGCAGCGGCCGCGGTCAATGTAGGGCTGGTGGTGCAGCGTGGCGGTGGCGGCGCCGAAGCGACCGGCGCGGCCATCGGCACGCTGATATGGCCGATGGTGGCGGTCGGCATCTACACGCTGGTCAGCCATCGCGCCAACCAGCGACGGCGCTTCAAGGTCTTCCTGTTCAGCTGCCTGGCGCTCCTGCTGCTGCCCGCGGCCACCTGGGGCGGCGTTCGCCTCTACGCCCACTATGTCGCCAGCGCCGACATCGAGGGGCTTTCCATCGAACAGCTGCAGGCGCGCAGCGAGAACTGCCTGCGCCACAGCGACCTGGAATGCGCGGTCGGGCTGTGGCAGCGCTATGCCGAGCTGCATCCACAGGACGGCGCTGCCCAGGCCCGCCTTGCGCTGGCCCTGGCCCGAACCGGGCGGCATGCCGAAGCCCTGAAGCATTTCGAGCAGGCGCTGGCCCTCGGGGAAGGCGCCTACGACCTGTTCGCCTTCTACGCCGAGAGCCTGGCTGCCCTCGGCCGCATGGAGGAAGCGATCGACTGGTTCTACAAGACGCTTGCCATTGCCCCGGACCTGGTCGACGTGCGCGGGCGGCTGGCCAAGCTGCTGCTGGCCCGCCAGCGTCCGTACGAGGCGCTGTCGCTCCTGCAGGCCTACGACGTCCGCCGCGAGGCGGCGGGCCGGCCCGGCTACTTCGCGGCGCAGCGCATGAGCATCGAAGCGAGCCTGGCAACGTCAAGGGCTGCCGGTGCCGATGAGCGCCTGCTGCGCTTGCCGATGTACGGAGGTCACTACTATGCGCCGCTGAAGCTGGGCAAGGGTGCGCCGGCCGGCTTCCTGGTCGACACCGGGGCCAGCGTCACCACCATCAGCCCGGAGCTGCTAGAGGCCGCGCACGCCGACTACCGTGAAGTGGCGTCCCGGGTGGAGCTGCGTACCGCCGACGGGCGCAAGGTGGCTGCGCGGAGCATCTTGCTGTCCTCGGTGCGCATCGGTCCTTTCGAGGTGAAGGACATGCCCGCGGTGGTTTGCGAGAACTGCCAGCTCCTGCTGGGGCAGTCGACCTTGTCGCGTTTCGATATTCAATCGGTGCGTCGGCAGGGGATGGAGTTCCTGCTGCTGCGGCCGCGCTGA
- a CDS encoding DUF2946 family protein produces the protein MQRLLLRLLLLAVWFNTAMALPLHQAEHIKRLASSALELQAEAGSRRPAQDPDLYEQCEWCAVYAQFAGMVPDGAALWPGVLVSPASYETPKPQAFFPAHRAWSPASPRGPPLA, from the coding sequence ATGCAACGCCTCCTGCTTCGACTCCTGCTCCTGGCCGTGTGGTTCAACACGGCCATGGCGTTGCCCTTGCATCAGGCCGAACACATCAAGCGCCTGGCCTCCAGCGCGCTGGAGCTGCAGGCGGAGGCCGGCAGCCGCCGTCCCGCGCAAGACCCCGACCTCTACGAACAGTGCGAGTGGTGTGCGGTCTACGCGCAGTTCGCCGGCATGGTGCCGGACGGGGCCGCGTTGTGGCCGGGCGTCCTTGTGTCGCCCGCGTCCTACGAAACGCCGAAGCCGCAGGCCTTCTTCCCGGCGCACCGGGCCTGGTCACCCGCGTCCCCTCGCGGCCCGCCACTGGCTTGA